In the Paludisphaera rhizosphaerae genome, one interval contains:
- a CDS encoding ArsR/SmtB family transcription factor, translating into MAVAKAVPKASASKSTTSKAAAPKASTPKAAAPKASAPKAVGARAKSVKAVDHRFQQAKRASILLKHVSDPTRLQVILILAEGERHVGALCSQLSQSQPAVSHHLALLRHGNIIAPRRQGKNNFYSLTETGAELARVVKNLIA; encoded by the coding sequence ATGGCAGTTGCTAAAGCCGTCCCGAAAGCGTCCGCTTCCAAGTCAACCACGTCCAAGGCGGCTGCGCCGAAGGCGTCCACGCCCAAGGCGGCTGCCCCGAAGGCGTCCGCCCCCAAGGCGGTCGGCGCTCGGGCCAAGTCGGTCAAGGCCGTGGACCATCGTTTCCAGCAGGCCAAACGAGCCTCGATCCTGCTCAAGCACGTCAGCGATCCCACCCGTCTCCAGGTGATCCTGATCCTCGCGGAGGGCGAGCGTCACGTCGGCGCCCTTTGCTCGCAACTCAGCCAGAGCCAGCCGGCGGTGAGCCACCACCTGGCCCTGCTTCGTCACGGCAACATCATCGCTCCCCGCCGTCAGGGCAAGAACAACTTCTACAGCCTGACCGAGACCGGCGCTGAACTCGCGCGAGTGGTCAAGAACCTCATCGCTTGA
- a CDS encoding creatininase family protein, which translates to MTPWKLAEITYGQVKAAPAFDVAVLPLGATEPHNLHLPYGTDTFQVEVIAEKACELATAQGARVLQLPVIPYGTETNQMEFPLAMNLNPSTLAQVVGDLVASLAKHGVHKLLLLNGHGGNDLKWVLRELHGSTPVHLFLCHWFRVGLDRSPEIFVKKEDHAGEMETSMGLAFFPELVDLNAADEGAVRPTRFEAVANGWVELTRPWHLLTTNSGSGDPRAATAAKGEAYAKLVTERIAGFLVDLAASPLDAEFPFRPTS; encoded by the coding sequence ATGACCCCGTGGAAGCTCGCCGAGATCACGTATGGCCAGGTCAAGGCCGCACCAGCCTTCGACGTCGCCGTCCTCCCTCTGGGCGCCACCGAGCCCCACAACCTCCATCTGCCCTACGGGACCGATACCTTTCAGGTCGAGGTGATTGCCGAGAAAGCCTGTGAACTCGCCACGGCGCAAGGGGCCAGGGTCCTCCAGCTCCCCGTAATTCCATACGGGACGGAGACCAACCAGATGGAATTTCCCCTAGCGATGAATTTGAATCCGTCAACTCTTGCGCAGGTTGTCGGCGATCTCGTCGCCTCGTTGGCCAAGCATGGCGTTCACAAGCTCCTCCTCCTGAACGGACACGGCGGCAACGACCTGAAATGGGTTCTCCGCGAGCTGCACGGGTCGACGCCCGTTCATTTGTTCCTGTGCCATTGGTTTCGGGTCGGCCTGGATCGAAGCCCCGAGATCTTCGTCAAGAAGGAAGACCATGCCGGTGAGATGGAGACCAGCATGGGCCTGGCGTTCTTCCCCGAGCTTGTCGATTTGAACGCCGCCGACGAGGGGGCCGTTCGGCCGACGCGGTTCGAGGCCGTCGCCAACGGCTGGGTGGAACTGACTCGTCCCTGGCATCTCCTAACCACGAATTCGGGCTCCGGCGATCCCCGCGCCGCCACCGCCGCCAAGGGCGAGGCTTACGCGAAGCTCGTGACCGAACGGATCGCCGGCTTCCTGGTCGATCTGGCCGCCTCGCCGCTCGACGCCGAGTTTCCTTTCCGACCCACGTCCTGA
- the purB gene encoding adenylosuccinate lyase, whose protein sequence is MKDYQTYDNPLIERYAGRKMARLWSPQTKFSTWRRLWVALAEAERDLGLRIEHSQIHAMRAKVEEIDFPAAEAYERRFRHDVMAHVHAFGDAAPEARAIIHLGATSCYVTDNTDLILTRDALALVRDGLVRAITSLGEFAAKWKDLPCLGYTHFQPAQLVTVGKRATLWCYELIMDLGEVERRLADLRFLGVKGTTGTQASFLALFNGDHEKVRQLDARVAAAFGFDHTYPVSGQTYSRKVDSLTVASLASIAESAHRFGMDLRLLAHEREVEEPFESEQIGSSAMAYKRNPMRAERMCSLARYVMSQVPGIADTAATQWLERTLDDSAIRRLILPQAFLGVDALLALYNNVIPGLVVHPPVIAKHLAEQLPFMATENLLMAAVQAGGDRQALHERIRIHSMDAAARLKAGGDSNDLIDRLKNDPAFPKLDFDDVMEPSRFTGRSSAQVDEFIEAEVEPIRKRFSGLSEDAVEIRV, encoded by the coding sequence ATGAAAGACTATCAGACCTACGATAATCCGCTGATCGAGCGTTACGCCGGCCGAAAAATGGCACGGCTCTGGTCCCCGCAGACGAAGTTCTCAACCTGGCGGCGGCTCTGGGTGGCTCTCGCGGAGGCCGAGCGCGATCTGGGGCTCCGGATTGAGCACTCGCAGATCCATGCGATGCGGGCGAAGGTGGAGGAGATCGACTTCCCCGCCGCCGAGGCCTACGAGCGTCGATTCCGCCACGACGTGATGGCCCACGTCCACGCCTTCGGAGACGCCGCTCCCGAGGCCCGGGCCATCATCCACCTGGGGGCGACGAGCTGCTACGTCACGGACAACACAGACCTGATCCTCACCCGCGACGCCCTCGCCCTTGTGCGCGACGGTCTCGTGAGGGCGATCACTTCGCTGGGGGAATTCGCGGCGAAGTGGAAGGATCTCCCGTGTCTCGGCTACACCCACTTCCAGCCCGCTCAGCTAGTGACGGTCGGCAAGCGGGCGACGCTCTGGTGCTATGAGTTGATCATGGATCTCGGCGAGGTCGAGCGCCGGCTGGCCGACCTCCGCTTCCTGGGCGTGAAGGGGACCACGGGCACGCAGGCGAGCTTCCTGGCGCTCTTCAACGGCGACCATGAGAAGGTCCGACAGCTCGACGCCCGCGTCGCGGCCGCCTTTGGCTTCGACCACACCTATCCGGTGTCCGGCCAGACGTACTCACGCAAGGTCGACTCGCTGACCGTGGCCTCACTGGCGTCGATCGCCGAATCCGCTCACCGCTTCGGCATGGACCTACGGCTGTTGGCTCACGAGCGCGAGGTCGAGGAGCCGTTCGAGTCCGAACAGATCGGCTCGTCGGCGATGGCCTACAAGCGAAACCCGATGCGGGCCGAGCGGATGTGCTCGCTGGCCCGATACGTCATGAGCCAGGTCCCAGGCATTGCCGACACGGCTGCGACGCAGTGGCTGGAGCGGACCCTGGACGACAGCGCGATCCGTCGCCTGATCCTCCCGCAGGCGTTCCTGGGGGTCGACGCGCTCCTCGCTCTCTACAACAATGTGATCCCGGGACTCGTCGTCCATCCGCCGGTGATCGCCAAACACCTCGCTGAACAGCTTCCGTTCATGGCGACGGAAAACCTCCTGATGGCCGCCGTACAGGCCGGCGGAGACAGACAGGCTCTTCACGAGCGGATTCGCATCCACTCGATGGACGCCGCGGCTCGGCTCAAGGCCGGAGGCGATTCCAACGACCTGATCGATCGTCTCAAGAACGACCCGGCTTTCCCGAAGCTCGATTTCGACGACGTCATGGAACCCTCACGGTTCACGGGTCGTTCGTCCGCCCAGGTCGACGAGTTCATCGAGGCCGAGGTCGAACCGATCCGCAAGCGTTTCTCCGGACTTTCGGAAGACGCCGTGGAGATCCGAGTCTAA
- the rpsU gene encoding 30S ribosomal protein S21 produces MVKLRVRAGESIQEAVRRFRKLCERSGLRKEMRRKAYYEKPSERRRREELKRLRKARQHQGSRV; encoded by the coding sequence GTGGTGAAGCTACGGGTTCGTGCAGGGGAGTCGATCCAGGAAGCGGTCCGACGGTTCCGGAAGCTCTGCGAGCGCAGCGGACTCCGCAAGGAGATGCGGCGCAAGGCGTACTATGAGAAGCCCAGCGAGCGGCGCCGTCGTGAGGAGCTGAAGCGGCTCCGCAAGGCCCGCCAGCACCAGGGCTCCCGGGTCTGA
- the ruvC gene encoding crossover junction endodeoxyribonuclease RuvC — protein MTARSIESEGEPKVGGDGPAPVWGRVVGIDPGLNVTGYAVVDPGPRGPIVVEAGVIRPGSSDRALGQRLEHLYQNVLELLAAYPPGALALEKVHSHAKFPRTAILMGHARGVIMLAAATKGIPVFGYAAARVKKTLTGSGRAPKDQMQRAIQTELGLAEVPEPHDVADACAIALCHYQIGRALRG, from the coding sequence ATGACGGCCCGTTCGATCGAATCCGAGGGGGAGCCCAAGGTCGGCGGCGACGGCCCCGCCCCGGTCTGGGGTCGGGTGGTCGGCATCGACCCCGGCCTGAACGTGACCGGCTACGCGGTGGTCGACCCCGGCCCCCGAGGTCCGATCGTCGTCGAGGCTGGCGTGATCCGACCCGGCTCGTCGGATCGAGCGCTCGGCCAGCGACTTGAGCACCTCTATCAGAACGTCCTCGAGTTGCTGGCGGCCTATCCTCCCGGCGCGCTCGCTCTGGAGAAGGTCCACAGTCACGCCAAATTCCCCCGCACCGCGATCCTGATGGGTCACGCCCGGGGCGTCATCATGCTGGCAGCCGCCACCAAGGGGATCCCCGTCTTCGGCTATGCCGCCGCCCGCGTGAAGAAGACTCTCACCGGCTCCGGCCGCGCTCCCAAGGATCAGATGCAGCGCGCCATTCAGACGGAGCTAGGACTGGCCGAGGTCCCCGAGCCCCACGACGTCGCCGACGCCTGCGCCATCGCCCTCTGCCACTACCAGATCGGCCGGGCCCTTCGGGGCTGA
- a CDS encoding response regulator transcription factor has protein sequence MPRVLVVEDQSKLLQSLERGLREEGYEVLTAADGNAAYEQATTNLIDAMILDLMIPKRDGMDVLKGLRAEGFNKPVLILTARDEVESRVAGLDSGADDYLVKPFAFLELLARLRALIRRDVVSRELCFQADDLEMNLVERSVVRGGVEIDLTRREFELLEFLLKNKNTPVTREMIAREVWKEGTGTLTNTIDVYITLLRKKIEKSDRPTLIHTVRGVGYVLKDVE, from the coding sequence ATGCCGCGGGTGCTTGTCGTCGAGGATCAGTCCAAGCTGCTCCAGAGCCTGGAGCGGGGCCTACGCGAGGAAGGCTACGAAGTTCTCACGGCCGCCGACGGCAACGCCGCCTACGAGCAGGCCACCACGAACCTCATCGACGCGATGATCCTCGACCTGATGATCCCCAAGCGCGACGGCATGGACGTCCTTAAGGGCCTCCGCGCCGAGGGGTTCAACAAGCCGGTCCTCATCCTGACGGCCCGCGACGAGGTTGAATCCCGGGTCGCCGGGCTCGACTCGGGCGCGGACGATTATCTCGTCAAGCCGTTCGCGTTCCTGGAACTTCTCGCGCGGCTTCGGGCTCTGATCCGCCGCGATGTGGTCAGCCGGGAACTCTGCTTCCAGGCGGATGATCTGGAGATGAATCTCGTCGAGCGCTCGGTCGTTCGCGGGGGAGTTGAGATCGACCTGACGCGCCGGGAGTTCGAACTCCTGGAGTTCCTCCTGAAGAACAAGAACACGCCGGTCACCCGTGAGATGATCGCTCGCGAGGTCTGGAAGGAAGGGACCGGGACGCTGACGAACACCATCGACGTGTATATCACCCTGCTGCGCAAGAAGATCGAGAAGTCCGATCGTCCCACGCTCATCCACACGGTCCGAGGCGTCGGCTACGTCCTGAAGGATGTGGAATGA
- a CDS encoding SCO family protein, which translates to MTRFYACAGLLVLALFSGCGKTLEGLGKPLDVKEYTLKGEVREVDENNRTLVIRHEDIPGFMVAMTMPFRMPEGTDFTEFQPGDHVEGKLRVKSKAGNVVDYEVVGMSVVKPAVKTLDLQDLTKGTPKVVAQTTRLQPGDVVPDFTMLDQDGTTRKLSDLRGSVVVLTFIYTRCPLPEFCPAMDRKFADLARAVSATASRASHVRLVSLSFDPDNDTPEVLRKHAAIRGAVPPVWTYASATHDDLARIAPLFGLMFGPVKSEIVHNLCTAVIGPDGKLVRLDVGTRDNAWTTADMLKTVAGALPDGSSPSKAD; encoded by the coding sequence ATGACGAGGTTTTACGCTTGCGCCGGGCTCCTGGTTCTCGCTCTCTTCTCCGGCTGCGGGAAGACTCTCGAAGGCCTTGGGAAGCCTCTCGATGTCAAGGAATACACCCTTAAAGGAGAGGTGCGCGAGGTCGACGAGAACAACAGGACGCTCGTCATCCGACACGAGGACATTCCGGGGTTCATGGTCGCCATGACCATGCCCTTCCGCATGCCGGAAGGGACCGACTTCACGGAGTTTCAGCCTGGCGACCACGTGGAGGGGAAGCTTCGAGTCAAGTCCAAGGCGGGAAACGTCGTCGACTACGAGGTTGTCGGAATGTCGGTCGTCAAGCCGGCGGTCAAGACGCTGGATTTGCAGGATTTGACGAAAGGAACGCCGAAGGTCGTCGCGCAGACGACGCGGCTCCAGCCTGGCGACGTGGTCCCCGACTTCACGATGCTCGACCAGGATGGCACGACGCGGAAGTTGTCCGACCTGCGGGGATCGGTCGTCGTCCTGACGTTCATTTATACGAGATGCCCGCTGCCGGAGTTCTGCCCGGCGATGGATCGAAAGTTCGCCGATCTGGCGCGGGCCGTCTCGGCGACCGCCAGCCGAGCATCTCATGTCCGCCTCGTCTCGCTCTCCTTCGACCCCGACAATGACACCCCCGAAGTCTTGCGCAAACATGCGGCGATCCGAGGCGCGGTTCCCCCCGTCTGGACGTACGCCTCAGCCACTCACGACGATCTGGCCCGGATCGCCCCTCTCTTCGGCCTGATGTTCGGCCCCGTCAAATCGGAAATCGTCCACAACCTCTGTACGGCCGTTATTGGCCCTGATGGGAAGCTCGTGCGCCTGGACGTGGGCACGCGCGACAACGCCTGGACCACCGCCGACATGCTGAAGACCGTCGCTGGCGCGCTTCCAGACGGCTCATCCCCTTCGAAAGCCGATTGA
- a CDS encoding HAMP domain-containing sensor histidine kinase — MNRLSIRWRLTLWYGAVLAAVLTIFATSVDLLMIRLFQSRTDHNLDAQLAVIEDQINRAENPEVLRERLEWQFDIHPDFEMQVTENGDQAWLRSARIEDSGLPPPAVPPLSHGESVHEDVQVIGVGPCRMLSKAIVTPYASLLVQVALTTETNEKHLGQLRDVFLSTGPVLLLAALGCGYLLAWKALSPVEKLTAEADQITATRLDRRLDTPNPDDELGRLARTLNGMIARLERSFGEIRRFTADAAHELRTPLAALRSEAEVTLMSDRDPAEYRRTLESMLEEIAHLTRMTEHLLHLSREDASIKPSFEDVRLDHLLVDVTSQMLAVASEADLSLTLEEPVAPCVVYGDVDQLRRLLLNLIDNAVKYTPAGGQIHVGLDCGQDKARLFVEDDGIGIAPEHLPNIFKRFYRIDSARPRTGSSTGLGLSICQAVASLHQGSIEVESKVGEGARFIVTLPARAVDAGRRDEVAAVTRRA; from the coding sequence ATGAATCGCTTGAGCATCCGATGGCGCCTGACCCTCTGGTACGGGGCGGTTCTCGCCGCCGTGCTGACGATCTTCGCGACGTCGGTTGACCTGCTGATGATCCGCCTCTTCCAGTCGAGGACCGACCACAACCTCGACGCCCAACTCGCCGTGATCGAGGACCAAATCAACCGGGCCGAGAACCCGGAGGTCCTCCGCGAGCGGCTGGAATGGCAGTTCGACATCCATCCCGATTTCGAGATGCAGGTTACGGAGAACGGCGACCAGGCCTGGCTTCGATCCGCCCGGATCGAGGACTCAGGCCTCCCTCCGCCGGCCGTGCCGCCGCTCTCCCACGGGGAAAGCGTCCACGAAGACGTCCAGGTCATCGGAGTGGGTCCCTGCCGGATGCTTAGCAAGGCGATCGTCACTCCCTACGCCTCGCTGCTGGTTCAGGTGGCCTTGACCACTGAGACCAATGAGAAGCACCTTGGCCAGCTCCGCGACGTCTTCCTCTCCACCGGGCCGGTCCTGCTACTCGCCGCCCTCGGATGCGGGTATCTCCTGGCCTGGAAGGCCCTCTCGCCGGTCGAAAAACTGACCGCCGAGGCGGACCAGATCACCGCGACTCGCCTCGACCGGCGACTGGACACCCCCAACCCGGACGACGAGTTGGGACGTCTCGCCCGGACCCTCAACGGAATGATCGCCCGCCTGGAGCGCTCGTTCGGTGAAATCCGACGGTTCACCGCCGACGCCGCCCATGAGCTGCGTACGCCCCTCGCTGCACTCCGGAGCGAGGCCGAGGTCACGCTCATGTCGGACCGTGATCCTGCCGAGTATCGTCGGACGCTTGAGAGCATGCTCGAGGAGATCGCTCATCTGACGCGGATGACCGAACACCTGTTGCACCTCAGCCGCGAGGACGCCTCGATCAAACCCTCGTTCGAGGACGTTCGTCTCGACCACCTCCTCGTCGACGTCACGTCCCAGATGCTGGCCGTCGCCTCCGAAGCCGACCTGTCGCTGACCCTTGAAGAGCCCGTCGCTCCCTGTGTGGTTTACGGAGACGTCGACCAGCTTCGTCGTCTGCTCCTGAACCTGATCGACAACGCCGTGAAGTACACGCCCGCTGGGGGGCAGATCCACGTCGGCCTCGATTGCGGCCAGGATAAGGCAAGACTCTTCGTGGAAGACGACGGCATCGGGATCGCGCCGGAGCATCTACCCAACATCTTCAAGAGGTTCTACAGAATCGACTCAGCCCGGCCGCGGACGGGGAGTTCCACAGGCCTGGGCCTCTCCATCTGTCAGGCCGTCGCCAGCCTGCATCAGGGGTCGATCGAAGTCGAGAGCAAGGTCGGCGAGGGGGCCCGATTCATCGTCACCCTCCCTGCGCGGGCCGTTGACGCAGGCCGTCGCGACGAGGTCGCGGCCGTGACTCGCCGAGCCTGA
- a CDS encoding Glu/Leu/Phe/Val family dehydrogenase, with product MQAFEATSHYFDQAAKLLDLSDNIRTLLITPDREVRVEVVIEMDSGQIGNFIGYRVQHDNSRGPFKGGLRYHPKVDEDEARSLASLMTWKTALVDIPFGGAKGGINCDPTKLSKAEIERLTRKFTEKIHDIVGPVKDIPAPDMGTDAQVMAWIMNEYGKYAGFTPAVVTGKPVELHGSAGREAATGYGVAIVTREMLSRMGRSVGGSTVAIQGFGNVGSFTAKFLAKEGAKVVAVSDAYGALRNPEGIDVEALARHVSSVRKVVGFEGAQPMPAEDLLKSDVDVLVPAALGGVFDKAGAEAVRAKLIVEAANGPTWPEADEVFNARGIPVIPDILANAGGVIVSYFEWVQNLQNFRWPLEQVQREEEKKLTDAFHDIYDLAERKKISMRTAAFYRAIARVGRAHALAGI from the coding sequence ATGCAAGCGTTCGAGGCCACGAGCCACTATTTCGACCAGGCCGCCAAGCTCCTCGACCTGTCCGACAACATTCGGACGCTCTTGATCACGCCCGACCGCGAGGTCCGGGTCGAGGTCGTCATCGAGATGGATTCGGGCCAGATCGGCAATTTCATCGGCTACCGAGTGCAACACGACAATTCTCGGGGACCGTTCAAGGGAGGGCTCCGCTACCATCCCAAGGTCGACGAGGACGAGGCGCGGTCGCTGGCGAGCCTGATGACCTGGAAAACGGCCCTCGTCGACATCCCTTTCGGCGGAGCGAAGGGGGGGATCAACTGCGATCCGACCAAGCTGTCGAAGGCTGAGATCGAACGCCTGACGCGCAAGTTCACGGAGAAGATTCACGACATCGTCGGCCCGGTGAAGGATATCCCCGCGCCCGATATGGGGACCGACGCCCAGGTGATGGCCTGGATCATGAACGAATACGGCAAGTACGCCGGCTTCACTCCGGCCGTGGTGACTGGTAAGCCGGTGGAGTTGCATGGTTCGGCCGGCCGAGAGGCCGCGACCGGTTACGGCGTGGCGATCGTCACTCGCGAGATGTTGAGCCGCATGGGGCGCTCGGTCGGAGGTTCAACGGTCGCGATTCAGGGATTCGGCAACGTCGGCAGCTTCACGGCGAAGTTTCTCGCCAAAGAGGGGGCGAAGGTCGTCGCCGTCTCCGACGCCTACGGCGCCCTTCGGAATCCTGAAGGGATCGATGTTGAGGCGCTCGCGCGACACGTCTCGTCCGTTCGCAAGGTCGTCGGCTTCGAGGGCGCCCAGCCGATGCCCGCCGAGGATCTCCTGAAATCGGATGTGGACGTGCTCGTCCCCGCTGCGCTCGGCGGGGTGTTCGACAAGGCCGGAGCCGAGGCCGTCCGCGCCAAGCTGATCGTCGAGGCAGCCAACGGTCCCACCTGGCCCGAGGCCGACGAGGTCTTCAACGCCCGGGGCATCCCGGTGATCCCCGACATTCTCGCGAACGCCGGCGGCGTCATCGTCAGCTACTTCGAGTGGGTCCAGAATCTCCAGAACTTCCGCTGGCCGCTCGAGCAGGTCCAGCGCGAAGAGGAGAAGAAGCTCACCGACGCCTTCCATGACATCTATGACCTCGCCGAACGCAAGAAAATCTCGATGCGGACGGCCGCCTTCTACCGAGCCATCGCCCGCGTCGGCCGCGCTCACGCGCTGGCCGGCATCTAA
- the ispF gene encoding 2-C-methyl-D-erythritol 2,4-cyclodiphosphate synthase encodes MRVGIGHDTHRLVEGRPLILGGLRIEHPLGLAGHSDADVVCHALADALLGAAALGDIGEHYPDTDPKWRDLDSTRLLAEVVDLVAANGWKPVNVDVIVHAQAPKLGPHKATIRANLARFLGLPESAVNVKAKTGEHVGPVGRAEAICCHAVVLLEPRR; translated from the coding sequence GTGCGCGTCGGAATCGGCCATGATACTCATCGATTAGTTGAAGGTCGGCCTTTGATACTGGGTGGTCTTCGAATTGAGCACCCACTGGGGCTTGCCGGCCATTCCGACGCCGACGTCGTCTGCCACGCCCTGGCGGACGCCCTCCTGGGCGCAGCGGCGCTGGGGGACATCGGCGAACACTATCCAGACACCGACCCCAAGTGGCGCGACCTGGACAGCACCCGCCTGCTCGCAGAGGTCGTCGACCTCGTCGCCGCCAACGGCTGGAAGCCCGTGAACGTGGACGTGATCGTTCACGCCCAGGCCCCGAAGCTCGGCCCGCACAAGGCGACGATCCGGGCTAACCTCGCCAGGTTTTTGGGCCTGCCGGAGTCGGCCGTGAACGTGAAGGCGAAGACCGGAGAGCACGTCGGCCCCGTCGGCCGGGCCGAGGCGATCTGTTGTCACGCCGTAGTTTTGCTTGAGCCCCGCCGCTGA
- the cysS gene encoding cysteine--tRNA ligase, with protein sequence MALRVYNTLSQTKEPFQTVVPGKVGMYVCGPTVYSNSHIGHMVGPVIFDTVKRYLTYLGYDVSWVVNITDVDDKLIVQAQKDGTTVKALAEQVTADYLDCLKALNVTGIDHMPRATEHIDDIIAINQGLIDKGFAYESGGDVYFDVTKASTYGKLSHRDPEELQAGARIEPSSLKRNASDFALWKSSKPGEPSWESPWGPGRPGWHIECSAMSLKILGQHFDIHGGGLDLVFPHHENELVQSESFTGVPFASYWMHNGLLTREGKKISKSDPGTIVLMGDLLAEYQPDAIRLLLLSSHYRRPIDYGPTRLSEIARSLQTFHHAFDRFEELTGERFDALSAPTKRHDWDPGVSDALKEVAEHRQGFLDAMDDDFNTGGAVGEMFEVVRVLNRLAAGLSANSSKQELADYRAGMTVLKEMTNILGLFHKLPDKATAGGDALTGDLMNLLIELRARLRKEKQYALADEVRNRLTGLGVVLEDGPEGTRWRVEPKH encoded by the coding sequence ATGGCGCTGCGAGTCTATAACACCCTGAGCCAGACCAAGGAGCCCTTCCAGACCGTCGTGCCCGGCAAGGTCGGCATGTACGTCTGCGGGCCGACCGTTTATTCGAACAGCCACATCGGCCACATGGTCGGTCCTGTGATCTTCGATACGGTCAAGCGGTACCTGACCTACCTGGGCTACGACGTCTCCTGGGTCGTGAACATCACGGACGTGGACGACAAGCTGATCGTCCAGGCCCAGAAGGACGGGACGACGGTCAAGGCCCTGGCCGAGCAGGTGACGGCCGACTACCTCGACTGCCTGAAGGCCCTGAACGTCACGGGCATCGACCACATGCCCCGGGCGACCGAGCACATCGACGACATCATCGCGATCAACCAGGGGTTGATCGACAAGGGATTCGCCTACGAATCGGGGGGCGACGTCTACTTCGACGTTACGAAGGCTTCCACCTACGGCAAGCTCAGCCACCGCGACCCGGAGGAACTCCAGGCCGGTGCGAGGATCGAGCCGTCGAGCCTCAAGCGAAACGCCAGCGATTTCGCCCTCTGGAAGTCGTCCAAGCCCGGCGAACCTTCGTGGGAGAGCCCGTGGGGACCTGGACGGCCAGGGTGGCATATTGAGTGCTCGGCCATGAGCCTCAAGATTCTGGGCCAGCATTTCGACATCCACGGCGGCGGGCTCGACCTGGTCTTTCCGCACCACGAGAACGAGTTGGTGCAATCGGAATCGTTCACGGGCGTGCCGTTCGCCTCGTACTGGATGCATAACGGCCTGCTCACGCGAGAAGGCAAGAAGATCAGCAAGTCCGACCCAGGCACGATCGTCCTGATGGGCGACCTGCTGGCTGAGTACCAGCCGGACGCGATCCGGCTCTTGCTCCTTTCCAGCCACTATCGCCGGCCGATCGACTACGGCCCGACGCGGCTCTCGGAGATCGCCCGCAGCCTTCAGACGTTCCACCACGCATTCGACCGCTTCGAAGAACTGACGGGCGAGCGGTTCGATGCCCTCTCGGCTCCGACGAAGCGACACGACTGGGACCCGGGAGTGAGCGACGCCCTGAAGGAGGTCGCCGAACATCGCCAGGGCTTCCTCGACGCGATGGACGACGACTTCAACACCGGCGGCGCTGTCGGCGAGATGTTCGAGGTCGTCCGCGTTCTCAACCGGTTGGCCGCTGGACTCTCGGCGAACTCGTCGAAGCAAGAGTTGGCCGATTACCGAGCCGGGATGACGGTCCTCAAGGAGATGACCAACATCCTGGGCCTCTTCCATAAGCTCCCCGATAAGGCGACGGCCGGCGGCGACGCCCTGACGGGAGACCTGATGAACCTCCTGATCGAGCTTCGAGCCCGCCTCCGCAAGGAGAAGCAGTACGCGCTCGCGGACGAGGTCCGCAACCGTCTGACGGGACTGGGCGTCGTACTGGAAGACGGGCCCGAAGGGACCCGCTGGCGAGTCGAACCCAAGCATTGA
- the csrA gene encoding carbon storage regulator CsrA, whose translation MLVLSRKVNEKIVIDGGIVITVVKVEGGQVRLGIEAPSDVKVYREELLAKQAAGRAEHGVLVGA comes from the coding sequence ATGCTGGTTCTCAGCCGCAAGGTCAACGAGAAGATCGTCATCGACGGCGGAATCGTGATCACGGTGGTCAAGGTCGAGGGCGGCCAGGTCCGCCTCGGCATCGAGGCCCCGAGCGACGTGAAGGTTTACCGCGAAGAGCTTCTGGCCAAGCAGGCTGCTGGTCGCGCTGAGCACGGCGTCCTCGTCGGTGCTTGA